One Dermatophagoides farinae isolate YC_2012a chromosome 1, ASM2471394v1, whole genome shotgun sequence genomic region harbors:
- the LOC124492767 gene encoding uncharacterized protein LOC124492767, whose amino-acid sequence MMYQQPENSNDNSLMNDQMGHTTDSYDSGDNDRSELLLREQDRFLPIANISRIMKRSIPANGKIAKEAKECVQECVSEFVSFITSEASDRCKQEKRKTINGDDILFAMSILGFDNYIEPLQQYLIKYRDFIVRNDKDIKNIDLKDDVSDTSSTNQHEDDSIQ is encoded by the exons ATG ATGTATCAACAACCGGAAAATTCCAACGATAATTCATTAATGAACGATCAAATGGGTCATACAACGGATAGTTATGATAGTGGCGATAATGATCGCagtgaattattattacgagaACAGGACCGTTTCTTACCCATCGCTAATATCTCAAGAATAATGAAGAGATCCATACCAGCTAATGGTAAGATAGCTAAAGAGGCAAAAGAATGCGTACAGGAATGTGTTTCTGAATTCGTTAGCTTCATTACAAGCGAAGCTAGTGATCGAtgtaaacaagaaaaacgtAAAACAATTAATG GTGACGATATCCTGTTTGCTATGTCTATTCTTGGATTTGATAATTACATCGAACCATTGCAGCAATATCTAATTAAATATAGAGATTTTATCGTTCGTAATGATAAAGATATTAAGAATATTGATCTCAAAGATGATGTCAGTGATACCTCATCGACCAATCAACATGAAgatgattcgattcaatag
- the LOC124491744 gene encoding ABC transporter G family member 20: MPFETESEAVGYGGVNTVQLCAYRPSIESKLSSSLSLDQHPIQQVAVEVNRVCLSYGRGNSIKPVLNSISLNVPEAAIYGLLGPSGCGKTTLLRCIVGRIKAQQGYVRVFGYQPNEPGSQIPGSSVGYMPQEVAVYDEFSIEEMLYYFGRLFNLSPEFLNERILFLISFLDLPNQNRLVKHLSGGQKRRVSLAAALVHSPPLLILDEPTVGVDPLLRQSIWNHLVTLTRKERITIIVTTHYIEEARQANVVGLMRQGRLLAENSPDQLMVDHNLDTLEDVFLKLCMSDISFKAAALSNYTAIPRSDLNITAAIVNESPPVPPSVAATTNHTISINNETTVSPNITAKQFNQIETNGDLKNIIKFPSVFSLYITNKEASYDLAPAPPPPATAIVHSTNNSTINLVTSENGYCQNNTKTNSNDKSNRIQMNGTTMNGHIPHTTATYANPTTTYPTSSYSRKYNQNSCKLSTWHEYWSTTCIVAWKNFTRLRRNIPLLLFQFLLPAIQVILFCLCIGGEPFDIDVAVVNEEQPPYLSKLFLSKIDPNSVRLHNFSSLEDAIAAVKRGDMWGVLHLSEKFSVNLQKRVVMGEDVDNETIEASTVRIYPDLTNQQISFSMEKTFREAFQAFAQETLNLFGQNPALAETPIALGFPVYGDPHKQGYLEYMAPGVVVSICYIMATGLTSLAFIIERRDGLFERSLVAGVDTMQILFSHALVQISVMSIQILLVLIFTFLVFDIPSRGPFILVILLLVFQGATGMAFGLVVSALCKQENTAVMMILGSFYPNLILSGIIWPLEAMPHWIRSFSYFQPQTLPTETLRHILSRGWSIQDSGVWMGFVVTGSWFFIYVLVAAIVFKIKK, from the exons atgcCATTCGAAACCGAATCCGAAGCTGTAGGTTATGGTGGTGTAAACACCGTACAGCTATGTGCATATAGGccatcaatcgaatcaaaactatcatcatcattaagttTAGATCAACATCCAATACAACAGGTGGCCGTTGAAGTGAATCGTGTTTGTCTATCATATGGCCGTGGTAATTCAATCAAACCGGTACTTAATTcgatttcattgaatgtaCCCGAAGCGGCCAT aTATGGATTACTCGGACCAAGCGGATGTGGAAAGACTACATTGTTGCGTTGTATTGTTGGTCGTATCAAAGCACAACAAGGTTATGTAAGAGTATTCGGTTATCAACCAAACGAGCCGGGTAGCCAGATTCCTGGATCATCAGTCGGTTACATGCCACAA gAAGTTGCGGTctatgatgaattttcaatagaAGAAATGCTTTATTATTTTGGTCGATTATTCAATCTTAGTCCTGAATTCCTTAACGAAAGAATCTTGTttctaatttcatttttggattTGCCAAACCAAAATCGTCTAGTGAAACATTTAAg CGGAGGACAGAAACGTCGTGTATCATTGGCAGCAGCTCTTGTTCATTCACCACCATTGTTGATATTGGATGAGCCAACGGTCGGTGTCGATCCATTGTTGCGACAGAG CATATGGAATCATTTGGTTACATTAACAAGAAAAGAACGTATTACCATAATTGTAACCACACATTATATTGAAGAAGCACGGCAAGCAAATGTAGTTGGATTGATGCGCCAAGGACGGCTATTAGCTGAAAATTCACCAGATCAATTAATGGTCGATCATAATCTAGATACATTAGAAGATGTATTTCTTAAGTTATGCATGTCAGATATATCATTTAAAGCGGCTGCATTATCTAATTATACGGCCATACCTAGAAGTGATTTGAATATAACGGCAGCGATTGTTAATGAATCACCACCGGTGCCACCATCAGTAGCTGCTACCACCAATCATACCATAtccattaataatgaaacgaCAGTGTCGCCAAATATTACCGCAAAACAATTTAATCAGATTGAAACCAATGGAGATCTCAAAAACATAATCAAA TTTCCATCAGTATTTTCATTATACATAACCAATAAGGAAGCAAGCTATGATCTGGCGCCtgcaccaccgccaccagcCACAGCAATTGTACATTCAACAAATAATTCGACAATTAATCTGGTCACAAGCGAAAATGGTTATTGTCAAAATAATacgaaaacaaattcaaatgataaatccaatagaattcaaatgaatggtACGACTATGAATGGCCATATACCACATACAACAGCCACATATGCAAATCCTACAACAACATATCCAACATCATCTTATAGTCGAAAATACAATCAAAACTCATGCAAATTAAGCACGTGGCATGAATATTGGTCTACGACGTGTATTGTTGcatggaaaaattttaccCGTTTAAGACGAAACATACCtcttttgttgttccaaTTTTTATTACCTGCTATTCAAGTGATCCTTTTCTGCTTATGTATCGGAGGAGAGCCATTCGATATAGATGTTGCCGTAGTTAATGAAGAACAGCCACCATATTTGAGTAAACTTTTTCTTAGTAAAATCGACCCGAATTCGGTTCGACTG CATAATTTTAGCTCATTAGAAGATGCCATAGCTGCAGTCAAGCGAGGAGATATGTGGGGTGTTCTTCATCTATCGGAAAAATTTTCGGTCAATCTACAAAAACG gGTGGTAATGGGTGAAGATGTGGATAATGAAACAATAGAAGCAAGTACAGTACGAATATATCCAGATTTAACAA atcaacaaatttcattttctatggaaaaaacatttcgGGAAGCATTCCAAGCATTCGCACAGGAAACATTGAATCTGTTTGGTCAAAATCCAGCGCTTGCAGAAACACCGATTGCT cTTGGTTTTCCCGTTTATGGTGATCCACATAAACAAGGTTATCTTGAATATATGGCTCCAGGTGTTGTTGTCAGCATATGCTACATTATGGCTACCGGTTTAACTTCATTGgcttttattattgaacgGAGAg ATGGACTATTTGAACGAAGTTTGGTGGCTGGTGTCGATACTATGCAAATATTATTTTCTCATGCATTGGTCCAAATCAGTGTGATGAGTATACAAATCTTATTGGTATTGATATTCACCTTTCTAGTGTTTGACATTCCAAGTCGTGGCCCTTTCATATTggtaattttgttgttagtATTTCAAGGAGCAACAGGGATGGCATTCG GCTTGGTCGTATCAGCTTTATGCAAACAGGAAAACACAGCAGTCATGATGATCCTTGGATCTTTCTATccgaatttaattttaagcg GTATTATTTGGCCATTAGAAGCAATGCCACATTGGATACGTTCGTTTAGTTATTTTCAACCACAAACCTTACCAACGGAAACATTAAGACATATATTGTCGAGAGGATGGTCAATACAGGATAGTGGTGTTTGGATGGGTTTTGTTGTCACTGGTTCGTGGTTTTTCATCTATGTTCTTGTAGCAGCTATAgtatttaaaatcaaaaaataa
- the mRpL39 gene encoding mitochondrial ribosomal protein L39 isoform X2 → MQHSSISLFQIFKFIRIPRRSYRLGRRIIPAGYYVSPAWFDQRISKQSELDSNNQKLIGVEGTIKYKNELFDKEKHRQQSLITRFEKIEVNLEKPFPDGEDYVLMMNANISTPYECASHIHQNLKQRSALALINGNEYWDMHRPLERSCQLTLLHFKHDDCMPVNYAFWRSCSMLLASVIPRAFRDEYQVQIISKPMADMSGGSFFCDVEVENLSDWKPTTQEIQSITSLLWDETVKADRYERIQVSAEMTAKLFANNLHRLSELEESTKQDANRQFTIYRCGQHIELSDGPLIADTSQIGSIYLSAIHPLKRRNGSRFYRFQGIAMPKQLNINPFAFSLIRDRSKRLNSYGLDH, encoded by the coding sequence atgcAACACAGTTCAATATctttatttcaaatattcaaatttattcgtATTCCACGGCGATCATATCGTTTAGGTAGGAGAATTATTCCTGCCGGTTATTATGTTTCTCCAGCATGGTTTGATCAAcgaatttcaaaacaatccGAACTCGAtagtaataatcaaaaacttATCGGTGTTGAGGGCAcaatcaaatacaaaaatgaattgttcGACAAGGaaaaacatcgacaacaatctCTTATTACTAGGTTCGAAAAGATTGAAGTGAATCTGGAGAAACCTTTTCCTGATGGTGAAGATTATGTCCTCATGATGAATGCCAATATATCTACCCCGTACGAGTGTGCCAGtcacattcatcaaaatcttAAACAACGGTCTGCATTGGCTTTGATCAACGGAAATGAATATTGGGACATGCATCGGCCACTAGAACGATCCTGTCAGCTGACATTATTGCATTTCAAACACGATGATTGTATGCCAGTCAATTATGCATTCTGGAGAAGTTGTTCGATGCTATTGGCCAGTGTCATACCGAGAGCTTTTCGTGATGAATATCAAGTACAGATTATCTCGAAACCTATGGCTGATATGAGCGGTGGAAGTTTCTTTTGTGATGTTGAGGTTGAAAATCTAAGCGATTGGAAACCGACTACTCAAGAAATACAATCCATAACATCTCTACTATGGGATGAAACGGTCAAAGCTGATAGATATGAACGAATACAAGTATCGGCCGAAATGACAGCAAAATTATTTGCCAATAATCTTCATCGTTTATCAGAGCTTGAAGAATCAACCAAACAGGACGCAAATCGCCAATTCACTATATACCGTTGTGGTCAACACATCGAACTGAGCGATGGACCATTGATTGCCGATACTAGTCAAATCGGTTCAATTTATCTGTCGGCCATACATCCATTGAAGAGAAGGAATGGATCAAGATTCTATCGTTTTCAAGGAATCGCAATGCCTaaacaattgaatataaatccATTTGCTTTCTCACTTATACGTGATCGATCTAAACGCCTTAATTCATACGGTCTTGATCATTAA
- the LOC124492762 gene encoding uncharacterized protein LOC124492762: MKFTNPLNHAKYFWWGKGWGTKPRKNTDQFYYKMQWKAKAKRPLEVIEQTLPEGVKPIDPNVYVRQEMNREFHDKSKFELPWPYSYRPIKGTPEDPNYKQEVLVFHRNKRLIEPINLPLHFTNSILEDDLPQSILRFQREIQFDDKFVDYCRRRFEWSLLNDCAMQKLPLNREFPYLDQRPPRVFGTTTNRKENLILQTLYEISNSWTAEKFGYNPNLISMRISRPHCVYPIHRDEKYALLDLECDFVTILSTSSSNTSLPSIPFDPDYVANVSDRPLKSISPISWQVGFDTKNFYTDDFEFIIPTKSQIQTIFLSNNNVRILNDEDYQGRGIMFCYGYAMQQAKLLEKQEQQFVPQTIQCLYTSPKDSMKVGFVLFQLNTVTGDDSTIRNQVWLSEPRSILDDTRSILNDLCTMQSFRLANLPTS; encoded by the coding sequence ATGAAATTTACGAATCCATTGAATCatgcaaaatatttttggtgGGGTAAAGGTTGGGGTACAAAACCTCGTAAAAACACCGATCAATTTTACTATAAAATGCAATGGAAAGCTAAAGCTAAACGTCCATTGGAAGTTATCGAACAAACATTACCTGAAGGCGTCAAACCAATTGATCCGAATGTCTATGTTCGACAAGAGATGAATCGAGAATTTCATGATAAATCTAAATTTGAATTACCGTGGCCTTATTCTTATCGACCCATAAAAGGTACGCCTGAAGATCCGAATTACAAACAAGAAGTACTTGTTTTTCATCGAAACAAACGTCTAATCGAACCAATCAATTTACCGCTTCATTTTACAAATTCAATACTTGAAGATGATTTGCCTCAATCTATCCTTAGATTTCAAAgagaaattcaattcgatgaTAAATTTGTCGATTATTGTCGACGGAGATTTGAATGGTCACTGCTTAACGATTGTGCAATGCAAAAATTGCCACTCAATCGAGAGTTCCCGTACTTGGATCAACGGCCACCACGTGTATTTGGAACGACCACTaatcgaaaagaaaatttgattcttcAAACTTTAtatgaaatttcaaattcatggACAGCTGAAAAATTTGGTTATAACCCAAATCTGATTTCAATGCGAATATCACGACCGCATTGTGTCTATCCGATACATAGGGATGAAAAATATGCCCTACTAGATTTAGAATGCGATTTTGTAACGATATTATcgacgtcatcatcaaatacatcATTGCCATCGATTCCATTTGATCCTGATTATGTAGCAAATGTTTCAGATCGGCCGTTAAAATCTATTTCACCAATTTCCTGGCAGGTTGGATTTGATACTAAAAATTTCTACAcagatgattttgaatttattattccaaCTAAATCACAAATTCAGACAATATTcttatcgaataataatgttcgtatattaaatgatgaagattatcAAGGTCGTGGCATCATGTTTTGTTATGGCTATGCCATGCAACAGGCGAAATTACTAGAAAAACAAGAGCAACAATTCGTTCCACAAACAATTCAATGTCTTTACACTAGTCCAAAAGATTCGATGAAAGTTGGATTcgttttatttcaattgaatacaGTTACTGGTGATGATTCGACGATTCGAAATCAAGTTTGGCTTAGTGAACCTCGATCAATTTTGGATGATACTCGTTCCATATTGAACGATCTATGCACAATGCAATCATTTCGTTTGGCGAATTTACCCACTTCATGA
- the LOC124492086 gene encoding LOW QUALITY PROTEIN: putative phospholipid-transporting ATPase IIA (The sequence of the model RefSeq protein was modified relative to this genomic sequence to represent the inferred CDS: deleted 1 base in 1 codon) encodes MDNNYSNNRMKYIDDRLGVNGLSSSKMVLQDQTSVVDHNRHDHRSHAFVKSTPTTTTLSAKYTTHIATTVNRDCCSSCSSGSRTASTTTNTVTNSGKIDRFGLINALPDAEISSKNYPYYNESVQFEQRSLLLDKVVDIDGESSDSDQHHQQQQTNNNIQVSKRIEQLINTIFQNFWSLPTFTSNNHHQQQRTTTVSSVSSEESGLGSTESAALLRGVGRSGGSRVTTAIHGINTSSAAIRIDPYDSLATTSRNRDPETNDYPIGKKIRNGRNKSRSSTKNFFQFIFCGLCMAWSECFSRIFRFILRKKSLKPRIVHVRSSEDRYRKNEFPPNIVRNQKYTILTFLPIVLFNQFKFFLNLYFLLMACSQFIPALAVGPIFTYWAPLGFVLGVTLIREMVDDLLRYKRDKAVNSQFYMKLTSTNGTQAIPSAKIRVGDIILVGKDQRVPADMIFLRTSEKNGACFIRTDQLDGETDWKLRLALTTTQELDNNEDIFELDAVVNVEEPRRDIHSFVGKFVNISNGKEVPLSIENTFWANTVVASGTAIGIVIYTGPETRSMMNNNEPRSKVGLLDYEVNELTKLLFAAVVILAFAMICLKGFSAYWYIYWFRYVLLFSYIIPISLRVNLEMGRVVYCQMIQRDMEIAGTLARTTTIPEDLGRIAYLLTDKTGTLTKNEMIFKKIHFGRISYNQEYFDEVTAILRAYYNPTQVTNSGAQTGQPVSNYQTHRRESSTASTSSFTFERRRCHMRIDSYEVDREIVYRVQQSVLAIALCHNVTPAYENQFETGGKNISDFDQDQNSISIPMKDVGIMYHASSPDEVALVQWTEKVGITLIFRDIKNIKLKNPFGQIMNFEILEIFPFSSETKRMGIIVRDLNTKEIVFYLKGADTVMSSIITYSDWLQEQCDNMARSGLRTLVVAKKILDDDQFQDFQDRYNQAKCNMNDRSARIKAVLASLEKDMELLCLTGVEDRLQDGVATTLKGLQDAGIKLWMLTGDKLETAISIAKSSQLVKKMQEFYVFRPVTSRNEVHLELNNFHRKSDCPLVIRGEDLELCMKFYSAEFMDLATQCPAVVCCRCSPTQKAEVVKMIQMRTGKRTCAVGDGGNDVSMIQTANVGIGIVGKEGQQASLAADFSILQFSNIYRLILLHGRYSYKRSASLSQFIIHRGLIISTLQAIFSSAFYFASVPLYQGFLMIGYATFYTMFPVFSIVLDKDVSPRLVMKFPELYKLMKGRSLSYKTFFIWVLISIYQGSVIMYGSILLFNDEFIHVVAITFTAVILTELLMLALTVRTWHWLMIVAELISFSSYLLTLILAPQFFDEKFIQSRDFLWKVTLMTLISCLPLYLLKFLHRKIAPPSHQKLT; translated from the exons ATGGACAATAACTACAGCAATAATAGAAtgaaatatattgatgatcgcCTAGGAGTAAATGGATTATCGTCATCTAAAATGGTATTACAAGATCAAACGTCCGTTGTCGATCACAATCGTCACGATCATCGTAGTCATGCATTTGTTAAATCAAcgccgacaacaacaacactgtCAGCAAAATATACGACACATATAGCAACAACGGTGAATCGAGATTGTTGCAGTAGCTGCTCATCAGGTTCTAGAACAGCCTCAACCACAACTAATACAGTGA CAAATTCCGGCAAAATTGATCGTTTCGGTTTAATTAACGCTTTGCCTGATGCTGAAATATCATCGAAAAATTATCCATATTACAACGAATCAGTACAATTCGAGCAAAGATCACTATTATTAGATAAagttgttgatattgatggTGAAAGCAGTGATAgtgatcaacatcatcaacaacaacaaacaaataataatattcaagtATCGAAACGAATCgaacaattaatcaatacaatttttcagaatttttggTCGCTACCAACATTTACtagtaataatcatcatcaacaacaacgaacaaCAACGGTGTCTTCAGTATCATCGGAGGAAAGTGGTCTCGGATCGACCGAATCTGCAGCCCTATTAAGAGGTGTTGGTAGATCGGGTGGATCACGAGTGACCACAGCAATACACGGAATTAATACTTCATCTGCTGCAATACGTATTGATCCATACGATTCATTAGCTACAACAAGCCGAAATCGTGATCCTGAAACCAATGATTATCcgatcggaaaaaaaatccgtaaCGGCCGAAATAAATCACGATcctcaacaaaaaatttttttcaa ttcatattcTGCGGTCTTTGCATGGCCTGGTCTGAATGTTTCAGCAGGATATTTCGTTTTATCCTGCGAAAAAAATCCCTTAAACCACGTATTGTACATGTTCGATCATCTGAAGATCGATATcgtaaaaatgaatttccaCCCAATATTGTCCGTAATCAAAAATATACCATCCTGACATTTTTACCCATCGTTTTGTTCAATCAGTTTAAATTCTTTCTAAATCtatattttcttttaatgGCATGTTCACAATTCATACCGGCATTAGCGGTAGGTCCAATTTTCACTTATTGGGCACCGCTTGGTTTTGTACTTGGTGTCACACTTATACGTGAAATGGTCGATGATCTATTACGATATAAACGTGACAAAGCAGTGAATAGTCAATTCTATATGAAATTAACTAGCACAAATGGAACGCAAGCAATACCAAGTGCCAAGATTCGTGTTGGTGATATTATACTAGTGGGCAAAGATCAACGCGTGCCTGCTGATATGATATTTTTACGTAcatcggaaaaaaatggtgccTGTTTCATACGTACAGATCAGTTAGATGGAGAAACTGATTGGAAATTAAGACTAGCATTGACTACCACACAAGAattggataataatgaagataTTTTCGAATTAGATGCCGTTGTCAATGTGGAAGAACCAAGACGTGATATTCATAGTTTTGTGGGAAAATTTGTCAATATTTCCA atGGAAAAGAAGTGCCTCTATCGATCGAAAATACATTCTGGGCCAACACGGTCGTCGCTTCTGGTACGGCCATTGGTATTGTTATTTACACCGGACCGGAAActcgatcaatgatgaacaataatgAACCACGTAGTAAAGTTGGCCTTTTAGATTATGAAGTCAATGAGCTaactaaattattatttgccgCTGTTGTCATATTGGCATTCGCAATGATCTGTCTCAAAGGATTCTCAGCCTATTGGTACATTTATTGGTTTCGTTATGTACTTTTATTTAGTTATATCATTCCGATAAGTTTACGTGTCAATCTTGAAATGGGACGTGTTGTCTATTGTCAAATGATTCAACGTGATATGGAAATTGCCGGTACATTGGCTAGGACGACAACCATTCCCGAAGATCTTGGTCGTATCGCATATTTACTAACTGATAAAACCGGAACATTaactaaaaatgaaatgatatttaaaaaaattcatttcggTCGAATATCCTATAACCAagaatattttgatgaagTAACCGCCATATTACGTGCATATTATAATCCAACCCAGGTAACCAATAGTGGTGCTCAAACTGGGCAACCAGTATCGAATTATCAGACACATCGTCGTGAAAGTTCCACAGCATCAACGTCAAGTTTTACATTCGAAAGACGTCGTTGTCATATGCGTATTGATTCGTATGAAGTTGACCGCGAAATTGTTTACCGTGTACAACAATCAGTGTTGGCCATTGCCTTATGTCATAATGTTACGCCTGCctatgaaaatcaatttgaaactGGTGGTAAGAATATTTCCGATTTTGATCAAG atcaaaattcaatcagtATACCAATGAAAGATGTTGGCATTATGTATCATGCGTCCAGTCCAGATGAAGTGGCCCTTGTACAATGGACAGAAAAAGTTGGAATCACTTTGATATTTCGtgatataaaaaatataaagcTTAAAAACCCGTTCGGACagataatgaattttgaaatattaGAAATATTTCCCTTCTCTTCCGAAACAAAACGAATGGGCATCATTGTTAGAGATCTGAATACAAAAGAAATCGTTTTCTATTTGAAGGGCGCCGATACGGTCAtgtcatcaatcatcacctACAGTGATTGGCTACAAGAACAATGTGATAATATGGCTAGATCAGGTTTACGCACATTGGTTGTtgctaaaaaaattttagatgatgatcaatttcaaGATTTTCAAGATCGTTATAATCAAGCTAAATGTAATATGAATGATCGTAGTGCGCGTATAAAGGCCGTATTGGCATCTCTTGAAAAAGATATGGAACTATTGTGCCTTACAG gTGTCGAAGATCGACTACAGGATGGTGTGGCAACAACATTGAAAGGTCTTCAAGATGCCGGAATCAAGCTATGGATGTTGACAGGCGATAAACTTGAAACGGCCATTTCCATAGCAAAATCATCGCAGTTGGTTAAAAAGATGCAGGAATTTTATGTATTCAGACCGGTTACAAGTCGAAATGAAGTGCATttagaattgaataattttcatcgtAAAAGTGATTGCCCATTAGTAATACGTGGAGAAGATCTTGAATTGTgtatgaaattttattcggCTGAATTCATGGACCTTGCTACACAATGTCCagctgttgtttgttgtcgttgttcgCCAACACAAAAAGCCGAAGTTGTCAAAATGATACAGATGCGTACAGGAAAACGAACGTGCGCCGTTGGTGATGGTGGCAATGATGTTTCAATGATACAAACGGCCAATGTAGGCATTGGTATTGTTGGCAAAGAAGGTCAACAGGCATCATTGGCTGCTGATTTTTCAATACTACAGTTTTCCAATATATACCGATTAATTCTTCTTCATGGCCGTTATTCATATAAACGTTCAGCATCATTAAgtcaatttatcattcatcgtGGTCTCATCATATCCACATTGCAAGCAATATTTTCATCGGCATTCTATTTTGCATCGGTACCTTTATATCAAGGTTTTCTTATGATCGGCTATGCGACATTCTATACAATGTTTCCTGTATTTTCCATTGTTCTCGACAAAGATGTCTCACCCAGACTAGTCATGAAATTTCCCGAACTttataaattaatgaaaggacgttcattatcatataaGACATTTTTTATATGGGTACTCATATCCATTTATCAGGGAAGTGTCATCATGTATGGATCGATTCTtctattcaatgatgaatttatccATGTTGTTGCTATTACATTCACGGCAGTCATTCTTACAGAACTTCTTATGTTGGCATTAACTGTTCGTACATGGCattggttgatgattgtagccgaattgatttcattttcatcatatctGCTCACATTAATATTGGCGCCacaattttttgatgaaaagtTTATTCAATCACGAGATTTCCTATGGAAAGTTACCTTAATGACCTTAATTAGTTGTCTTCCACTCTATCTTTTAAAATTCTTACATCGGAAAATAGCACCACCAAGTCATCAGAAACTAACATAA